TGTGAAGCACAGAGCAGATAGTTCAATTGAGAGGTATAAGGCCAAACTGGTAGCAAAAAGCTTTACACAGACATATGGAGTAGATTATCAAGAGACCTTTTCTCCTGTTGCTAAAATGAATATCATCAAAATTCTGTTGTCATGTGCAGCGAATCTTGAGTGGGACTTGCAGTAGTTTGATGTTAAAAATGCCTTTTTACATGGTGACCTAGAAGAAGAAGTGTATATGAAAATTCCTCCAGGGTTTGAGGATGAGAAGACCATAAGGAAAGTTTGCAAATTGAAAAAGGCTTTGTATGGTCTAAAACAGTCACCTAGAGTATGGTTTGATAGGTTCAGTAAAACGATGATCTCCTTTGGATACTGCCAAAGCAATGCTAATTATACCTTGTTTATGAGGCATCGTAGAGGCAAAATCACTCTACTTACTGTCTACGTGGATGATATTGTGGTAACTGGTGACAATAAAGAAGAAATGGCTCTTTTAAAGGAGCGCCTAGCACAGGAGTTTGAAATCAAAGATTTGGGAATGCTCAAGTACTTTCTTGGAATAGAGGTTGCCAGATCAGATAAGGGAATCTTTATTTCTCAAAGAAAGTATATCTTGGATCTGTTGGAAGAAACAGGAATGCTGGGCTGTAAACTGGCAGAGTCTCCTATTGAGGCCAATCATAAAGTGCAAGCTGGAGTTGGAAAATCAGTGAATTTAAGGAGATATCAGAGGTTGGTTAGCAAATTAATTTATCTTTCGCACACTAGACCGGACATAGCATATGCGGTTGGTCTAGTGAGCCAGTATATGCATAATCCTCGTGAATCTCATTTGGAGGTTGTTTTCCGCATCTTGTGATACCTAAAATCTACACCTGGGAAAGAACTTTTTTTCTCAAAGCATGGTCACCTTCATATTAAAGCCTTTACAGATGTAGATTGGGTTGGGTCTCTTGATAATAGGAGATCAACATCAGGATACTGTACCTTTGTTGGTGGTAATCTAATCACCTGGAGAAGTAAGAAGCAAAATGTGACGGCTAGATCCAGTACAAAGCGGAATTTAAGGCAATGGCTCAAGGCATCTGTGAGTTATTGTGGTTACAAAAGTTGATGGAAGAATTAAAATTGTTTGATGCTAATGGTTTGTTTTTGTTTTGTGATAACAAAGCTGCAATCAGTATAGTTCATAATCCAGTTCAACATTATCAGACCAAGCATATAGAGATCGATAAACACTTCATTAAAGAACAAATTATGAATAGTTCCTTAAGTGTCTCTTACGTAGATTCGAAAGATCAGTTAGCTGatgtaggggtggccacggttcaggaaccgccggttacggttcctgaaccgccggttTAGGTTTAGAGAAATATTGAACCTGAACCGAACCGCTAAGAGACGGTTTGAAGGGCGGTTCGTGAACCGCCGGTTTCGGTTCgagccccggtttaaaacggtttaaTAGGCGGTTTGGAGTTGGGCGGTTTGGAGCGGTTCAAGAGGCGGTTTAGGGCGGTTTGGGGGATGGTTTATGACGGTTTGATCAAAAAATGGGAgaaaaaaatttggtaaaataaatatttcaaaaaaaaaaagaagaaaatgatattatttgtatttgtaataaaaattaataagaaatgtatagagttaatttaaaaaaatgatagaaattaaaagagattaaattaattttagttaaaaaaaaaaaaaaggaaaaagggctTGAACTTAATTTTGTAGAAATTAAGTTGCCTACGTATCCTCTTGGGGTTTAGAGGAATCAAAGCCCACGTAGTTCTCTTACCTTCTATTTAGAGTTAGATAACCCCCTTACCCTAATCACTTCCACAACCGCTCGATTCCGTTGTTGTTCCATCGGTTCCTATGTCATATAAATCTTCATTTCCTTCACGTGTGATCTCTTGTTGCCTTAAGGCTGCCTTAATCCAATCATCTAAACATGTTTGAGCTTCTAATGATTCAGGAACCATATTAGATCGTGTCTCATCTAATATACTACCACCTGCACTAAAAGCTTGTTCAACTGCAACTGTGGAGACTGGTGCTGCTAAAATTTGTTTAGCAATTAGTGCAAGGGTGGGAAAAGTATTTGCATGTCGACGCCACCAATCAAGTACTGGAAATTCTTTACCTGCACTATTATCACCAAACTCGAAAATAGTGGTTAAATAAATATCAAATTCAGAATTATTACCAAGGGATCCTCTAGGCCTTTTTTGCCTTTGTAATAAGGCACGATCACCCATGCTTATTCTAGAGGTTGGCTCATTCTGAACTTGACTAGAAGGCTGAGATTGAGAAACTAATTGTTGACTAGAAGAACAAAATTCACTAtataaatcaaaaattaattttctaatttcaacaattattgcatGAATATCAAAATCAATCTCATCATCAAGATTTAAACATGAATAATAAAGAGACAAATAATCATTTAAACCATCTAATTTACATCTAGGATCAAAAACACAAGCAACAAGATAAAGTGGAGGAATATTTTGAAATAATTCAACCATTTTTTTTTCATGCTAGAAATgcaatcttttaaattaacatcATTTTCATGGTCTTGCAATGCACCAATAATATTAAGACATTCaatcataaataaatgagatgtaGGATAATAAACACCACTCAATGTATATGTAGcatcattaaaaacttttaaaatatccAAAAGTTTTGTACAAATGTCCCAATTTTGTGGATATAGTTGAACTTGTGGCACATTATTGCTAATaaatgtgcacaataaatttctaTATCCAAATGACTCATTTATTAATTCATATGTAGAATTCCAACGAGTGAGAACATCTCTTGGAAATCTTTTTAGTCTTccgttatttattttataaaatctaGCACATTCTTTCATAATTTGTGGATGTCCCCATAAAAATGAAATTGCTTTTTTGATGGGAGAAATAAATTCATCAAGGGTTCTTAAACCATCTTGCATACACAAATTTAAAACATGACACGCACACCTAATATGAAAAAATTTTCCCCTAAAACTGGGTTGAAAAATTTTCTTAAGAACATTAATTGATGCAGAATTTGCAGCAGCATTATCAaatcaattgaaaaaattttataaactaaTCTATAttcttctaaaatatttttaatcatcctATAAATATTATTAGTAGTATGTCTCTCATCAAAAACACGAAATGCAATTATTCTTTTTTGCATGATCCAATCATCACTAATCCAATGACATGTTATGCCCATATATGAATGCATTTGCCAATGATCACTCCAAATATCACTACAAATAGAAACTTGTGCactcatatttaaaaaaatttcttgtaattctttttttccttttttaaataaagaaaaaacacTTCGTTTCAAAGTATTTCTAGGAATACGTTTTGCATTAGGATTTAAAGCATTTTGACAATAATTAATAAAACCAAGTTTTTCACCAAAATTAAATGATAAATGCTCAACACAAATCATTTTTGCtaattcttctttatttttttgatCAGAATATTGAAATAAAGATTGAGATTTAGAATTTGTGTACCCGGATATTTGAGTTTGAGACTTATCATACCCAATTTTGGTCGGATGCTTTTGCTCCAAATGCCTATTGAATGTGCCATATCCACCTCCCATTTTGAACTTGTAGACTTGACCACAGTAATTGCAAATTACATCAAATGTATTTTCAGATCTTCGTTTTTTTGTAAAGTGGACTTTGAAAATGTCGAACGTGAGTGCTTTTTTTACTTCAACTTTCTCAGCTTGTTGATTTTGGCTTTCTTGAGTGTGGTGGAATAACTCTTGAACTTCAACATCATTATCATCATCCCCAATTTGCTCCATTATGTTGTCTAAATCAACTGCGGTAAGCTCATTTGGATTTGGGTATGTTGATTCACCAACCTTACTTTTCCCTTTGCTACTTGATGAACTTCCAAATCCACTACTTgccattttctaaaaaaaaaaaaaggaatgatactatgataaaatttgaaaaaaaaaatagtatagaGATAACAAAAAATAGAAGGTActagaaatttgaaaaaaaaagtgtagaagataaaaaaaaaaattaaaaatttgcaaACAAAAAAAtagtgtaaaattttaaattaaaaattagagata
This sequence is a window from Hevea brasiliensis isolate MT/VB/25A 57/8 chromosome 10, ASM3005281v1, whole genome shotgun sequence. Protein-coding genes within it:
- the LOC131169401 gene encoding uncharacterized mitochondrial protein AtMg00810-like; protein product: MKIPPGFEDEKTIRKVCKLKKALYGLKQSPRVWFDRFSKTMISFGYCQSNANYTLFMRHRRGKITLLTVYVDDIVVTGDNKEEMALLKERLAQEFEIKDLGMLKYFLGIEVARSDKGIFISQRKYILDLLEETGMLGCKLAESPIEANHKVQAGVGKSVNLRRYQRRSTSGYCTFVGGNLITWRSKKQNVTARSSTKRNLRQWLKASLQSV